The nucleotide window CTAAATTTTTCCAATCCAACCCGCTTCACCGTCAGATCGTTTCTAAACGCCATCCATGATTTCCCCGAAAAAAATCTTTTGGCCGGCGCACCGGTGAAGGTGTATAAGCAGGGAATCGCCCGAGGGACTCTGAAAGGTGGCAACCTCATAACCCTGACCGCCCTCATCGGAACGGCCTGGGAAATCAATACGGACGATACCATTTTATTTCTTGAGGATGTAGACGAAAAGAGGCATGAAGTCGACCGCTATCTTACGCAATGGATCATGGCCGGAAAGTTAAACCAAATAAAAGGGCTTATCCTGGGCGACTTCCGAGTCATCCCGAATAAGGATATCTATAAAATTTTACGGGAACAGTTGAAAATCGCTTTCCCTGTGGTGTATTGCCCTTATATCGGGCATGGCAAGAACAAGATTACCCTGCCGGTCGGTGCCAGGGTGGAATTCAACACTTTTAAAAAATCGCTTACCCTCAGATGAATACGATCTGGTTCTTGTTAATTGGTATCAGCATCCTCTTCTCCGTTGTCAACAACCGCCTTGACGAATTTACGAAATCCTTGTTTGAGGCTACGAAATCGGCAGTGGAGGTGTCTTTATTCCTACTCGGCATCGTTGCCCTCTGGCTCGGGATAACGAAAATCATTGAAGATTCGGGACTGGTTCACCGGCTTTCCAGCCTGTTCAGAATTTTCGTTTCCCGGCTGTTTAAAAATATCCCGCCGGATCATCCGGCCATTACTTCCATAACGCTTAATTTCCTGGCCAATCTTTTCGGGCTGGGAAA belongs to Deltaproteobacteria bacterium and includes:
- a CDS encoding LD-carboxypeptidase, with the protein product MKAVYIITPSWLIKKKKDFLDGVKNLEQLGFKVINRRVVTQMPSTRRKVKQIHAAFLNRRVEIILAQRGGYSSMKLLPYLDFNLIKKNPKIFAGFSDLSTMLNAIYERTGLVTLHSPMVLNFSNPTRFTVRSFLNAIHDFPEKNLLAGAPVKVYKQGIARGTLKGGNLITLTALIGTAWEINTDDTILFLEDVDEKRHEVDRYLTQWIMAGKLNQIKGLILGDFRVIPNKDIYKILREQLKIAFPVVYCPYIGHGKNKITLPVGARVEFNTFKKSLTLR
- a CDS encoding nucleoside recognition domain-containing protein; the encoded protein is MNTIWFLLIGISILFSVVNNRLDEFTKSLFEATKSAVEVSLFLLGIVALWLGITKIIEDSGLVHRLSSLFRIFVSRLFKNIPPDHPAITSITLNFLANLFGLGNAATPLGIKVMQDLQSLNKDSETITFEMMLFIIINTASIQLIPFTVIGILSDFGSSNPAAVVLPTLLATILSAVFAVGTLWVCRKLLK